Proteins encoded by one window of Pseudokineococcus lusitanus:
- a CDS encoding tyrosine-type recombinase/integrase: MAFLAGTGARIGEACALRWSYLDLDAGTAQLGPTVVRGLNGAGLFVQEQGKTQTAPRTVALPPWLVARLLARQVAAMPNEWDAVFLSPLGRLREVSNTTKDVRDLLDDAGMEWATSHTFRKSVATLLDAAGVSGREVANQLGHRRPSMTQTTT, translated from the coding sequence GTGGCCTTCCTGGCGGGTACGGGGGCGCGCATCGGGGAAGCCTGCGCGTTGCGGTGGTCCTACCTCGACCTCGACGCCGGGACGGCGCAGCTTGGGCCGACTGTCGTGCGCGGGTTGAACGGGGCAGGGCTCTTCGTGCAGGAGCAGGGGAAAACGCAGACCGCCCCGCGGACGGTCGCGCTGCCGCCCTGGCTGGTGGCTCGACTGCTGGCTCGGCAGGTGGCCGCGATGCCCAACGAGTGGGACGCGGTCTTCCTCTCCCCACTGGGTCGGCTGCGCGAGGTGAGTAACACGACCAAGGACGTGCGGGACCTGCTGGACGACGCGGGCATGGAGTGGGCAACGAGCCACACCTTCCGCAAGTCCGTGGCGACACTGTTGGACGCGGCTGGGGTCTCCGGTCGTGAGGTCGCGAACCAGCTGGGTCATCGTCGCCCGTCCATGACGCAGACCACTACATGA
- a CDS encoding helix-turn-helix domain-containing protein, producing MDLPRANVSRSSMSARFEWEKRLLDSDLRKAAKFTGLALATYSGRDGGNIYPSQRQVVERTGQARSTVQEAMRDLVETGWLVVTAPAVPGRRGATYQLAVPGVARDVPPPPEQVAREVELPLDEVAREVTPPLPRVARDVAGGGPASRTRVARDVAANRPLNNPVTRPAAVNEVTDFPPPPPPGADALRLESPGAPGFPSWLTSNSTHVLDGDPAPDGYVWGRDDDGRKALKAAIEPTQPPLTRRGSGYAADRYRSTRAPQAPGRPTNLEIE from the coding sequence ATGGACCTTCCTCGTGCCAACGTCAGCAGGTCATCCATGAGTGCCCGCTTCGAATGGGAGAAGCGTCTACTCGACAGTGACCTACGGAAAGCGGCGAAGTTCACCGGGCTAGCCCTCGCCACTTACAGCGGCAGAGACGGCGGGAACATCTATCCCTCTCAGCGGCAGGTAGTCGAGAGAACCGGGCAGGCGCGCTCCACGGTCCAAGAGGCCATGCGCGACCTCGTGGAGACGGGCTGGCTAGTGGTGACCGCACCTGCCGTACCTGGCAGGCGGGGCGCCACCTACCAGCTGGCCGTCCCGGGGGTGGCCCGGGACGTTCCACCACCCCCTGAGCAGGTGGCCCGGGAAGTTGAACTACCCCTCGACGAGGTGGCCCGGGAAGTGACACCACCCCTACCCAGGGTGGCCCGGGATGTTGCAGGGGGTGGCCCGGCAAGTCGCACCAGGGTGGCCCGGGATGTTGCAGCAAACAGACCATTGAACAATCCAGTTACCAGACCAGCGGCGGTAAACGAGGTGACCGACTTCCCGCCTCCACCCCCTCCGGGGGCCGATGCCCTACGGCTGGAGTCACCTGGCGCACCCGGCTTCCCCTCCTGGCTGACCAGTAACAGCACGCACGTGTTGGACGGAGACCCGGCACCAGACGGCTACGTCTGGGGTCGAGACGACGACGGCAGAAAGGCTCTCAAGGCTGCCATTGAGCCAACACAACCGCCGCTGACGCGGCGGGGCTCCGGCTACGCCGCTGACCGCTACAGGTCGACCCGGGCGCCGCAGGCGCCCGGCAGACCAACCAACCTAGAGATTGAGTAA
- a CDS encoding sugar-binding protein, which produces MPGRRPTPRTPRRGRSVAGAAAAVLAAGLLAATPAAAGGYPPSGRGAPPDATTSAGAPVDLDVMFVGAHPDDEASLLSTLGQWREDLGVRSGVITVTRGEGGGNAVGTEEGPELGLLREVEERRAVGLGGVENIYNLDEVDFYYTVSAPLTQEVWSGDEAEGAESVLEKVVRVVRTTRPEVLVTMDPAPSPGNHGHHQEAARLAMEAYRLAGDPSVFPDQITEEGLEPFSPGRVLQRGLRGTPATGPSCSTGATQTDPSQTVYGVWAGRTAPDGRTWGAVERDAQRQYVSQGWGVFPDVPADPDALGCDYLTEVAARVPSAVPGSDAAARPDAALQGALVRGEDAAPLGTGLEVRAEGDAWRVVPGGTTEVSVAVRAGEEPLPAASVTLDQPAGWTAAPATTEVGDVAPGEEVVVAATLTAPADAVAGTRVRLGAGLTSGAGGGYAAQVLAVVAPVRGEVAPLPQVAEAEAWAAEVGLPWLQGSVRRVATLPVGGSEVVDVVVTNADDEPQQGSVALDVPEGFTAEDAVGFGPLAPGEQAVVPVTVTSTDPAAPTSADGQYPLVVTTTTADGRTGTTTAALELVPATTVPRTDVPAVVDGVAEEGEHPGEVLDVSRVWEGTACASAADCSATAQVSWHAPGDGSSGDDVLQLLVRVEDDVRGTVLPAADCKRHWRTDSVEIAVDPRGDAENTASTFKLAVLPTTVEGDPCFSRDADNRQGPGEETAPGTEVAVVLDDPSTGSAGYTLEASIPMALLPAAVDPAEMGLDVLVYDSDTQDRTGQTRLGWSTWPGVQGDPYRWGRATLEGYVAPADRPVEPVAPELPRTGLRSVDSPPSIAQAVQDDVALAGGEAATAREAAWLTGARVRRDAVVASVRARGPGELRLWVWDDEAAEVVASRVVEISRSGPSRWWVDLPEGADVGASTRVLAAWTAAGGGTLASEAPLR; this is translated from the coding sequence ATGCCCGGTCGTCGTCCCACGCCCCGCACGCCACGTCGGGGGCGGTCGGTCGCCGGGGCGGCGGCCGCCGTACTGGCCGCCGGCCTGCTCGCCGCGACGCCCGCCGCCGCGGGCGGGTACCCGCCGTCCGGTCGCGGCGCCCCGCCGGACGCGACGACGTCGGCGGGCGCGCCCGTCGACCTCGACGTCATGTTCGTCGGGGCCCACCCCGACGACGAGGCGAGCCTCCTGTCGACGCTGGGGCAGTGGCGCGAGGACCTCGGCGTCCGCTCGGGCGTCATCACCGTGACGCGCGGCGAGGGCGGCGGCAACGCCGTCGGCACCGAGGAGGGACCCGAGCTGGGGCTCCTGCGCGAGGTGGAGGAGCGTCGCGCCGTCGGGCTGGGCGGGGTCGAGAACATCTACAACCTCGACGAGGTCGACTTCTACTACACGGTGAGCGCCCCGCTCACGCAGGAGGTGTGGTCGGGCGACGAGGCCGAGGGTGCCGAGAGCGTGCTCGAGAAGGTCGTCCGCGTGGTCCGGACGACGCGGCCCGAGGTGCTCGTGACGATGGACCCGGCGCCGTCGCCGGGCAACCACGGCCACCACCAGGAGGCCGCGCGGCTCGCGATGGAGGCCTACCGGTTGGCGGGCGACCCGTCCGTCTTCCCCGACCAGATCACCGAGGAGGGCCTCGAGCCCTTCAGCCCCGGCCGCGTGCTCCAGCGCGGTCTGCGGGGGACGCCGGCCACCGGCCCCTCGTGCTCGACGGGGGCGACGCAGACCGACCCGAGCCAGACCGTCTACGGCGTGTGGGCCGGGCGGACGGCGCCCGACGGCCGCACCTGGGGCGCCGTCGAGCGTGACGCGCAGCGCCAGTACGTCTCCCAGGGCTGGGGCGTCTTCCCCGACGTGCCCGCCGACCCGGACGCCCTCGGCTGCGACTACCTCACCGAGGTCGCGGCGCGCGTGCCGTCGGCCGTCCCCGGCTCCGACGCGGCGGCGCGGCCCGACGCGGCGCTGCAGGGCGCGCTCGTGCGCGGCGAGGACGCCGCCCCGCTGGGCACCGGCCTCGAGGTCCGGGCGGAGGGCGACGCCTGGCGCGTCGTGCCCGGCGGGACGACCGAGGTGTCGGTGGCCGTGCGGGCCGGCGAGGAGCCGCTCCCCGCGGCGTCCGTGACGCTCGACCAGCCGGCGGGCTGGACCGCCGCGCCGGCGACCACGGAGGTCGGCGACGTCGCGCCGGGCGAGGAGGTCGTCGTCGCCGCGACGCTCACCGCGCCCGCCGACGCCGTCGCGGGCACCCGCGTCCGCCTCGGCGCGGGGCTGACGAGCGGGGCGGGGGGCGGGTACGCGGCGCAGGTCCTGGCCGTCGTCGCCCCGGTCCGCGGCGAGGTGGCGCCGCTGCCGCAGGTGGCCGAGGCCGAGGCGTGGGCCGCCGAGGTGGGCCTGCCGTGGCTCCAGGGGTCCGTGCGCCGCGTGGCCACGCTGCCGGTCGGCGGCAGCGAGGTCGTCGACGTCGTCGTCACCAACGCCGACGACGAGCCGCAGCAGGGCTCGGTGGCCCTCGACGTCCCGGAGGGCTTCACCGCCGAGGACGCGGTGGGCTTCGGCCCGCTCGCCCCGGGGGAGCAGGCCGTCGTCCCGGTGACGGTGACGAGCACGGACCCGGCCGCGCCGACGTCGGCGGACGGGCAGTACCCGCTGGTCGTGACGACGACGACCGCCGACGGCCGCACCGGCACGACGACCGCGGCGCTGGAGCTCGTGCCCGCGACGACCGTCCCGCGGACCGACGTGCCCGCCGTCGTCGACGGCGTGGCCGAGGAGGGCGAGCACCCCGGTGAGGTGCTCGACGTCTCGCGCGTGTGGGAGGGGACGGCGTGCGCCTCGGCGGCGGACTGCTCGGCGACGGCGCAGGTCTCGTGGCACGCGCCGGGCGACGGGTCGTCGGGCGACGACGTCCTGCAGCTGCTCGTGCGCGTCGAGGACGACGTCCGCGGCACGGTCCTGCCCGCCGCCGACTGCAAGCGGCACTGGCGCACCGACTCCGTCGAGATCGCCGTCGACCCCCGCGGCGACGCGGAGAACACCGCGAGCACCTTCAAGCTGGCGGTGCTGCCCACGACGGTCGAGGGCGACCCGTGCTTCTCGCGCGACGCCGACAACCGGCAGGGTCCCGGCGAGGAGACGGCACCGGGCACCGAGGTGGCGGTCGTCCTCGACGACCCGTCGACCGGCTCGGCCGGCTACACGCTCGAGGCGAGCATCCCGATGGCGCTGCTCCCGGCCGCCGTCGACCCGGCGGAGATGGGGCTCGACGTCCTCGTCTACGACTCCGACACCCAGGACCGCACCGGTCAGACGCGGCTCGGCTGGTCGACGTGGCCGGGCGTGCAGGGCGACCCGTACCGCTGGGGCCGGGCGACCCTCGAGGGGTACGTGGCCCCCGCCGACCGGCCGGTCGAGCCGGTGGCGCCCGAGCTGCCGCGCACGGGCCTGCGGTCGGTCGACTCGCCGCCGAGCATCGCGCAGGCCGTGCAGGACGACGTCGCCCTGGCCGGCGGCGAGGCGGCGACCGCCCGGGAGGCCGCCTGGCTCACGGGCGCGCGGGTCCGGCGCGACGCCGTCGTCGCCTCCGTCCGGGCCCGCGGCCCGGGCGAGCTGCGGCTGTGGGTCTGGGACGACGAGGCCGCCGAGGTCGTGGCCTCGCGGGTGGTCGAGATCAGCCGCTCCGGCCCGTCCCGCTGGTGGGTCGACCTGCCCGAGGGCGCCGACGTCGGCGCGAGCACGCGGGTCCTCGCGGCGTGGACGGCCGCCGGCGGCGGGACGCTCGCGTCGGAGGCGCCCCTGCGCTGA
- a CDS encoding helix-turn-helix transcriptional regulator, which yields MSTTPALLTTKALADRWSCSPASLDTRRWRGDGPPYLKFNRAVRYRLSDVEAYEAAHLVAAPLAAA from the coding sequence GTGTCCACTACTCCTGCCCTGCTGACCACCAAGGCACTCGCGGACCGCTGGTCGTGCTCCCCCGCGAGCCTCGACACGCGCCGCTGGCGCGGCGATGGACCGCCGTACCTGAAGTTCAACCGAGCCGTCCGCTACCGGCTCAGCGACGTGGAGGCCTACGAGGCGGCTCACCTCGTGGCGGCTCCGCTGGCGGCTGCGTGA
- a CDS encoding PfkB family carbohydrate kinase, whose product MTRSPHPCSRWDPLAASRSADDAPLDVFLSGQLFFDMVFAGLDAAPSPGTEVWTTGMGSLPGGIANLAVATSRLGLRTGLAAGFGDDVYGRFCWQVLAEQEGVDLSRSRVFEGWHSAVTVSMAHDGDRSMVTHGHPLPMPASDLVGTPPPGSRAVIAELVPPSAEEAEHPWWEAARDHGAAVFADVGWDPTGAWDAAVLDRLSSCHAFLPNEVEAMAYTRTGSAAEALSALADRVPLAVVTRGAQGAVAVDATTGETADVPGVAVDAVDPTGAGDVFGASVVLGTLAGWPLADRVAFAALSASLAVQQFGGSLAAPGWGDIADWWAATTAQAAAGRPAAEELARRYGFLADLLPDGPVDAVRRAEATFALASDL is encoded by the coding sequence ATGACGCGGTCCCCGCACCCCTGCTCCCGCTGGGACCCGCTGGCCGCCTCGCGGTCGGCCGACGACGCGCCCCTCGACGTCTTCCTGTCCGGTCAGCTCTTCTTCGACATGGTCTTCGCCGGCCTCGACGCCGCCCCGTCGCCGGGCACCGAGGTGTGGACGACGGGCATGGGCTCGCTGCCGGGCGGCATCGCCAACCTCGCGGTCGCGACGAGCCGCCTCGGCCTGCGGACGGGCCTCGCGGCCGGCTTCGGCGACGACGTCTACGGCCGCTTCTGCTGGCAGGTCCTCGCCGAGCAGGAGGGCGTGGACCTCTCGCGCTCGCGGGTCTTCGAGGGCTGGCACTCCGCCGTCACCGTCTCGATGGCGCACGACGGGGACCGCAGCATGGTCACGCACGGGCACCCGCTGCCCATGCCCGCGTCCGACCTCGTGGGGACGCCGCCGCCGGGCTCGCGGGCCGTCATCGCCGAGCTCGTGCCGCCCAGCGCCGAGGAGGCCGAGCACCCCTGGTGGGAGGCGGCGCGCGACCACGGCGCTGCCGTCTTCGCCGACGTCGGCTGGGACCCCACCGGCGCCTGGGACGCCGCCGTCCTCGACCGGCTGTCCTCCTGCCACGCGTTCCTGCCCAACGAGGTCGAGGCGATGGCCTACACGCGCACCGGCAGCGCCGCCGAGGCCCTGTCCGCGCTCGCGGACCGGGTGCCGCTGGCCGTCGTCACCCGCGGCGCGCAGGGCGCGGTGGCCGTCGACGCGACGACGGGCGAGACGGCCGACGTCCCCGGGGTGGCCGTCGACGCCGTCGACCCCACGGGGGCGGGCGACGTCTTCGGCGCCTCCGTCGTCCTCGGGACGCTCGCCGGGTGGCCGCTCGCGGACCGTGTGGCCTTCGCCGCGCTCTCGGCGTCGCTCGCCGTCCAGCAGTTCGGCGGCTCCCTGGCCGCCCCGGGCTGGGGGGACATCGCCGACTGGTGGGCCGCCACGACGGCGCAGGCCGCCGCGGGCCGCCCCGCCGCCGAGGAGCTGGCGCGCCGCTACGGCTTCCTCGCCGACCTGCTGCCGGACGGGCCGGTCGACGCCGTCCGGCGCGCCGAGGCCACCTTCGCCCTGGCGTCCGACCTGTGA
- a CDS encoding DUF1990 family protein, with amino-acid sequence MPSDVRPLTYDAVGATRPHDPTWAERPAGFRALETTVPVGRGDAAWRAAADAVLRWEVKTRSGFAVTPADGGGPRAREGADYRLRAALGPVGVLEPVRVVAVVDTPVRCGFAYGTLAGHPVSGEEAFVVARDGDDVVLTLRSLTRPAPDGPWRPLFPVLLLAQRVYRRRYVRALRRPRATS; translated from the coding sequence ATGCCGAGCGACGTCCGCCCGCTCACGTACGACGCCGTCGGCGCCACCCGCCCCCACGACCCAACGTGGGCGGAGCGTCCTGCCGGCTTCCGCGCGCTGGAGACGACCGTCCCGGTCGGCCGCGGCGACGCCGCCTGGCGCGCGGCCGCCGACGCGGTGCTGCGCTGGGAGGTCAAGACCCGCAGCGGCTTCGCCGTCACGCCGGCGGACGGCGGCGGGCCCCGCGCCCGCGAGGGCGCCGACTACCGCCTGCGCGCCGCCCTCGGCCCCGTCGGCGTCCTGGAGCCGGTGCGCGTCGTCGCCGTCGTCGACACCCCGGTGCGCTGCGGCTTCGCCTACGGCACGCTCGCCGGCCACCCGGTCAGCGGGGAGGAGGCCTTCGTCGTCGCCCGCGACGGCGACGACGTCGTCCTCACCCTGAGGTCCCTCACCCGTCCTGCGCCGGACGGCCCGTGGCGCCCGCTCTTCCCGGTCCTGCTGCTCGCCCAGCGCGTCTACCGCCGCCGCTACGTGCGGGCGCTGCGGCGGCCCCGCGCCACCTCGTAA
- a CDS encoding carbohydrate ABC transporter permease, with protein MAADRTAEGAVATATAAATGAAAPRRRPLQPHGRATPYLLAAPALLLYGAFLLFPLARAVQYSLYDFDGLTVGTFVGLDNYVAVVADEGLRQAFGHALVLVLFFSVIPVVVGLALAALLTRAPVRGLPAFRTVVFLPQVIAMVVVAVAWRRIYAPDGPLNTALRAVGLDGLARTWLGDFGTALPAVGLIGTWVSTGLATVLLMAGMARVPRELYEASSLDGAGPVRQLVAITLPSVRPEMAVALVLTTITALKTFDLVYVTTGGGPGTSTTVPSYEVYRRAFELGQVGSAAAVGVVLTVLVLLVTVVVTRVVDPSRRDER; from the coding sequence GTGGCGGCTGACAGGACGGCGGAGGGAGCCGTCGCCACGGCGACGGCCGCCGCGACCGGCGCCGCAGCCCCGCGGCGCCGGCCGCTGCAGCCGCACGGGCGGGCGACGCCGTACCTCCTCGCCGCCCCCGCGCTGCTGCTGTACGGCGCCTTCCTGCTCTTCCCGCTGGCCCGTGCCGTCCAGTACTCGCTCTACGACTTCGACGGCCTGACGGTCGGCACCTTCGTCGGTCTCGACAACTACGTCGCCGTCGTCGCCGACGAGGGGCTGCGGCAGGCCTTCGGGCACGCCCTGGTCCTCGTCCTCTTCTTCTCGGTGATCCCCGTGGTCGTCGGCCTCGCGCTGGCCGCCCTGCTGACGCGGGCGCCGGTGCGCGGGCTGCCGGCCTTCCGCACGGTCGTCTTCCTGCCGCAGGTCATCGCCATGGTCGTCGTCGCCGTCGCGTGGCGGCGCATCTACGCGCCCGACGGACCGCTCAACACGGCGCTGCGGGCCGTGGGCCTCGACGGCCTCGCCCGCACCTGGCTCGGCGACTTCGGCACCGCGCTCCCCGCGGTCGGCCTCATCGGCACGTGGGTCTCGACGGGGCTCGCCACGGTCCTGCTCATGGCCGGCATGGCGCGGGTGCCGCGCGAGCTCTACGAGGCCAGCAGCCTCGACGGCGCCGGGCCCGTGCGCCAGCTCGTCGCCATCACGCTGCCGTCGGTGCGCCCCGAGATGGCCGTGGCGCTCGTGCTGACGACCATCACGGCGCTCAAGACCTTCGACCTCGTCTACGTGACGACGGGCGGCGGGCCGGGCACGTCGACGACGGTGCCGAGCTACGAGGTGTACCGGCGCGCCTTCGAGCTCGGCCAGGTGGGGTCGGCGGCGGCCGTCGGCGTCGTCCTCACCGTGCTCGTGCTGCTCGTCACGGTCGTCGTCACGCGCGTCGTCGACCCGAGCCGGCGGGACGAGCGGTGA
- a CDS encoding extracellular solute-binding protein, with amino-acid sequence MERRPPRTTAARAAALLAAAGLALTACAPGSGNDDGGGGSAGPTGPVETDISGLGDVTLTVWDQEVRGGQDEQMTQLNDAFTAQYPNVTIERVSQSFDDLSTTLRLALTGDDAPDVVQTNNARATMGQFVEAGQLVPLDAWAEEYGWRDRYPESVLQYSTYSDDGAVFGEGSLYGLPQVGEVVGVYYSRSALEGLGLEVPTTWDEMSVAAEAAAASGLTPMLLGNIEGWPAGHVFGVVQGATVDPAEITELGLGNPGASWTSPENVEALTTLASWQEQGWFNEGVNGTEYDAAWQQLTQGQGLFLIAGSWLAPDIEAAMGEDAGFFAPPPAEGAEGVATTGGTGIPFAMTTAAEERDVAAAYIDFITSDDAMQVLADTGNLPVVDTASYAPESGLLADVYTAFDEVSTQGSLLPYLDYATPTMGETLNQTLQGLLAGEVTPEQAAEALEADYAEFTSSGG; translated from the coding sequence GTGGAACGACGTCCCCCCCGCACCACGGCAGCACGGGCGGCGGCGCTCCTCGCGGCCGCCGGCCTCGCGCTCACGGCCTGCGCCCCGGGCTCGGGCAACGACGACGGCGGGGGCGGTTCCGCGGGGCCCACCGGCCCCGTCGAGACGGACATCTCCGGCCTCGGCGACGTCACGCTGACCGTCTGGGACCAGGAGGTCCGCGGCGGCCAGGACGAGCAGATGACCCAGCTCAACGACGCCTTCACCGCGCAGTACCCCAACGTCACCATCGAGCGCGTCTCGCAGTCCTTCGACGACCTCTCGACGACGCTGCGCCTCGCCCTCACCGGCGACGACGCGCCCGACGTCGTCCAGACCAACAACGCCCGCGCGACGATGGGCCAGTTCGTCGAGGCCGGCCAGCTCGTGCCGCTCGACGCGTGGGCCGAGGAGTACGGCTGGCGGGACCGCTACCCCGAGAGCGTCCTGCAGTACTCGACCTACTCCGACGACGGCGCCGTCTTCGGCGAGGGCTCGCTTTACGGGCTGCCGCAGGTCGGCGAGGTCGTCGGCGTCTACTACAGCCGCAGCGCGCTCGAGGGCCTCGGCCTCGAGGTCCCGACGACGTGGGACGAGATGTCCGTGGCCGCCGAGGCCGCCGCCGCGTCCGGCCTCACGCCGATGCTCCTCGGCAACATCGAGGGCTGGCCGGCCGGCCACGTCTTCGGCGTCGTCCAGGGCGCGACCGTCGACCCGGCCGAGATCACCGAGCTGGGGCTCGGCAACCCCGGCGCGTCCTGGACGAGCCCCGAGAACGTCGAGGCGCTGACGACCCTGGCGTCCTGGCAGGAGCAGGGCTGGTTCAACGAGGGCGTCAACGGCACCGAGTACGACGCCGCGTGGCAGCAGCTGACGCAGGGGCAGGGGCTGTTCCTCATCGCGGGCTCGTGGCTGGCGCCCGACATCGAGGCGGCCATGGGCGAGGACGCCGGCTTCTTCGCGCCGCCGCCCGCCGAGGGCGCCGAGGGCGTGGCCACCACGGGCGGCACCGGCATCCCCTTCGCCATGACGACGGCGGCGGAGGAGCGGGACGTCGCCGCGGCCTACATCGACTTCATCACGAGCGACGACGCCATGCAGGTGCTCGCCGACACGGGCAACCTCCCCGTCGTCGACACGGCGTCCTACGCCCCCGAGAGCGGGCTGCTCGCGGACGTCTACACCGCCTTCGACGAGGTGAGCACCCAGGGCTCGCTGCTGCCGTACCTCGACTACGCCACGCCGACGATGGGCGAGACGCTCAACCAGACGCTGCAGGGGCTGCTCGCGGGCGAGGTCACGCCGGAGCAGGCGGCCGAGGCCCTCGAGGCCGACTACGCCGAGTTCACGAGCAGTGGCGGCTGA
- a CDS encoding 6-phospho-beta-glucosidase, which produces MRLVLVGGGGFRVPQVVEAVGAADAAVRVDEVHLHDVDPARLRVVGAVLAQLLERLPHPPRLTAGTDLDEALRDADVVFSAMRIGGTAGRVLDERVALDLGVLGQETVGPGGLAYALRTLPHARHLAERVRAVCPDAWVISFTNPAGVVTEAMRAVLGERVVGICDTPIGLVRKALRAVDAPVGAEVSFDYAGVNHLGWLRSLHVDGVDRLPALLADDAALDGVEEARLLGPDWVRALGALPNEYLYYYAYPREATARLRAAAQTRGQQLDAQQGGFYARVEADPSRALATWEEVHREREATYMAESRTPTGDDADGSDGAGAASGERRAEDVAGGGYQRVALDLMAAVLTGRPATMVLDVAAGGHLPGLPEDAVVELPCTVDGDGVHPHDVAPLAGDMLGLVQQVKASERLLLEASATRSSELAWRAFAAHPLVDSVAVARRLLDGYRAALPGVAAALD; this is translated from the coding sequence GTGAGGCTCGTGCTGGTCGGCGGCGGCGGCTTCCGGGTGCCCCAGGTCGTCGAGGCCGTCGGCGCCGCGGACGCCGCCGTCCGCGTCGACGAGGTGCACCTGCACGACGTCGACCCGGCCCGGCTGCGCGTCGTCGGCGCCGTGCTCGCCCAGCTCCTCGAGCGCCTGCCGCACCCGCCCCGCCTCACGGCGGGCACCGACCTCGACGAGGCCCTGCGGGACGCCGACGTCGTCTTCTCCGCCATGCGCATCGGCGGGACCGCCGGCCGGGTGCTCGACGAGCGGGTCGCGCTCGACCTCGGCGTCCTCGGCCAGGAGACCGTCGGCCCGGGCGGCCTCGCCTACGCGCTGCGCACGCTCCCCCACGCCCGGCACCTCGCCGAGCGGGTGCGGGCGGTCTGCCCCGACGCGTGGGTCATCAGCTTCACCAACCCGGCGGGCGTTGTCACCGAGGCCATGCGCGCGGTGCTCGGCGAGCGGGTGGTCGGCATCTGCGACACGCCCATCGGCCTCGTGCGCAAGGCGCTGCGGGCGGTCGACGCCCCGGTGGGCGCGGAGGTCTCCTTCGACTACGCGGGCGTCAACCACCTCGGCTGGCTGCGGTCGCTGCACGTCGACGGGGTCGACCGCCTGCCGGCCCTGCTCGCCGACGACGCCGCGCTCGACGGCGTCGAGGAGGCCCGGCTGCTCGGGCCCGACTGGGTCCGTGCCCTCGGCGCCCTGCCCAACGAGTACCTCTACTACTACGCCTACCCCCGCGAGGCGACGGCGCGGCTGCGGGCCGCGGCGCAGACCCGGGGCCAGCAGCTCGACGCCCAGCAGGGCGGCTTCTACGCCCGGGTCGAGGCCGACCCGTCGCGGGCGCTGGCGACGTGGGAGGAGGTCCACCGCGAGCGCGAGGCCACGTACATGGCCGAGTCGCGCACGCCCACGGGCGACGACGCCGACGGGTCCGACGGCGCGGGGGCCGCCTCGGGCGAGCGCCGTGCCGAGGACGTCGCGGGCGGCGGGTACCAGCGCGTGGCCCTCGACCTCATGGCCGCGGTCCTCACCGGCCGGCCCGCGACGATGGTGCTCGACGTCGCCGCCGGCGGGCACCTCCCCGGGCTGCCCGAGGACGCCGTCGTGGAGCTGCCGTGCACGGTCGACGGCGACGGCGTCCACCCGCACGACGTCGCCCCGCTCGCCGGCGACATGCTCGGCCTCGTCCAGCAGGTCAAGGCCTCCGAGCGCCTCCTCCTCGAGGCCTCGGCCACGCGCTCGTCGGAGCTCGCGTGGCGCGCCTTCGCGGCCCACCCGCTCGTGGACTCCGTGGCGGTGGCCCGCCGGCTGCTCGACGGGTACCGCGCGGCGCTGCCGGGCGTGGCCGCCGCGCTGGACTGA
- a CDS encoding carbohydrate ABC transporter permease — MSAPTTSRPASPAAAGPARGPSRGSLAQRLVASAVLLVAAAAALGPVLVVLAAALGPESPAAGGGLHPENFAAAWEQGRFGEYLQTSALVAVVVVTVATVASVLSGYAFGTMDFRGREVLFLLVLLGIMVPAEAVVVPLFFDLRTLGLTDTIWGIALPQIAQSIAFGTFWMRAHFRTTDRSLMEAARLDGAGPVRILVSVLVPVARPAITTLVLLSFLWTWNDFLVPLVMAPSAQLRTAPLGLALFQGQYTQGTALLAAGAVLVALPVVVVYLLLQRHVIRGMVEGAVRG, encoded by the coding sequence GTGAGCGCCCCCACGACGTCGCGCCCGGCGTCCCCCGCCGCGGCCGGCCCGGCGCGCGGCCCGTCGCGGGGCAGCCTCGCCCAGCGGCTCGTCGCGTCGGCCGTCCTCCTCGTCGCCGCCGCGGCCGCGCTCGGCCCCGTCCTCGTCGTGCTCGCCGCGGCGCTGGGGCCGGAGTCGCCGGCCGCCGGCGGCGGGCTGCACCCGGAGAACTTCGCCGCCGCGTGGGAGCAGGGCCGCTTCGGCGAGTACCTGCAGACGTCGGCGCTCGTGGCGGTCGTCGTCGTCACCGTCGCGACCGTGGCGTCGGTGCTGTCCGGCTACGCCTTCGGCACCATGGACTTCCGCGGCCGCGAGGTGCTGTTCCTGCTCGTGCTGCTGGGGATCATGGTCCCGGCCGAGGCCGTCGTCGTGCCGCTCTTCTTCGACCTCCGGACGCTGGGGCTGACGGACACGATCTGGGGCATCGCCCTGCCGCAGATCGCGCAGTCCATCGCCTTCGGCACCTTCTGGATGCGCGCGCACTTCCGCACGACCGACCGCTCGCTCATGGAGGCCGCGCGCCTCGACGGCGCTGGGCCGGTGCGCATCCTCGTGTCCGTGCTCGTGCCGGTCGCCCGGCCGGCCATCACGACGCTCGTCCTGCTGTCGTTCCTCTGGACCTGGAACGACTTCCTCGTGCCCCTCGTCATGGCGCCGTCGGCGCAGCTGCGGACGGCGCCGCTGGGCCTCGCGCTGTTCCAGGGCCAGTACACGCAGGGCACCGCGCTGCTCGCGGCCGGCGCCGTGCTCGTGGCGCTGCCCGTCGTGGTCGTCTACCTGCTGCTCCAGCGCCACGTCATCCGCGGGATGGTCGAGGGCGCGGTCCGCGGCTGA